Proteins co-encoded in one Pseudophryne corroboree isolate aPseCor3 chromosome 1, aPseCor3.hap2, whole genome shotgun sequence genomic window:
- the LOC134967639 gene encoding olfactory receptor 6B1-like: protein MENLTKNINSFIILGFSTSPPIQILLFLIFFFMYILTIVENFLVIIIIWKSPKLHKPMYFFLGNLSFLESWYVTVTVPKLLSICLTANRGISYTGCMSQLFFFLYLGCTECVLLTVMAYDRYVAICNPLHYVTIMNQRFCLVLAVGTWLIGFTISFIKMYYISQLTFCYSNHVNHFYCDVSPILNLACTGMKVTEVVDFILALIILLVPLLLTFLSYLCILTTILKIPHSSGRKKAFSTCASHLVVVIILYSTTLFMYARPSKAQSVNSNKLVSVVYTVVTPFLNPIIYCLRNKEVKDAICKLVYRN from the coding sequence ATGGAAAATCTTACAAAAAACATCAATTCTTTTATTATTTTAGGATTTTCCACTTCTCCTCCTATTCAGATcctcttatttttaatttttttcttcatGTACATTTTGACCATTGTTGAAAACTttcttgtcatcatcatcatctggaAAAGCCCAAAGCTCCACAAACCGATGTACTTCTTTCTGGGTAACTTGTCCTTCCTGGAGAGCTGGTATGTAACAGTCACTGTGCCCAAACTACTTTCCATATGTCTGACAGCTAATAGGGGGATTTCATATACTGGCTGCATGTCTCAGCTTTTCTTCTTCCTTTACTTGGGCTGTACTGAGTGTGTGTTATTAACTGTTATGGCATATGATCGATATGTAGCTATCTGCAATCCTTTACATTATGTCACTATAATGAATCAGCGTTTTTGCTTAGTTCTGGCAGTTGGCACCTGGCTCATTGGCTTCACCATATCTTTTATAAAGATGTATTATATCTCCCAGCTCACTTTTTGTTATTCAAACCATGTGAATCACTTTTATTGTGATGTGTCTCCTATACTCAATCTTGCCTGCACGGGTATGAAGGTAACTGAAGTTGTGGATTTCATCCTTGCATTAATTATCCTCCTAGTACCACTCCTGCTTACGTTTTTGTCGTATTTGTGCATTTTGACTACAATCCTTAAAATCCCACATTCCAGTGGGCGTAAAAAGGCTTTTTCTACATGTGCCTCTCATTTGGTTGTTGTGATCATACTCTATTCTACCACATTGTTCATGTATGCAAGGCCAAGCAAGGCTCAATCTGTTAATTCTAACAAACTAGTGTCTGTTGTCTACACAGTGGTAACGCCATTTCTCAATCCGATCATCTACTGCCTAAGGAACAAGGAAGTGAAGGATGCTATCTGTAAACTTGTCTATAGAAACTGa